CTTGCTCCCTATGGGTCGCAAGTCTGTCATTTCGCGAACCACTAGTTTGTAGATACTATTGGGTTCGATCAATGGATCATTATTTGTACACAAAAAAAGCCAACCTTTTGGTTGGCCTTTTTTTTTGAGTTATAAGTGCTAACCCGGCAACGTCCTACTCTCCCATTGAGCGAACCCAATAGTACCATCGGCGATGAGAAGCTTGACTTCCGTGTTCGGAATGGGAACGGGTATGGCCTTCTCTCCATAATCACCAGGAGTAATTACCATGTGTACAGAAGAGAGTGGGAAGTCAAATCAATATAGAAGAAAAGATTGCGTTTTTTAAGAAAACAAAAACCATTTCAATATGGCGGAATTATCAGAACCATTGGTTCAAACGGAAACATTTACGGTGATGGGACTTCGTATCCGAACTTCCAATGTACCTGGAGATGCTGAGGTTAAAATTCCAGCCATTTATTCAAAATTTTATAAAGAAGACATTCCCAAAAAAATGGAAATGTTAAGAAAATTTGATCCTTTATTTGCAGTTTATTCTTCATATGAATCTGATGAAAATGGAGCGTATGACTTTTTGTTAGGTTATGCAGTCGAATCAAATACAAAAGCACTTCCTGGTATGGAAATCATGCATATAAAATCACAAAAAGGACGTTACTTTGCGATCCAACCAGGTCCTCCGGAAGAAGTGGTTCCAAAATTTTGGGCCGAAATTTGGAATCATCCGGAAATTCCGAAAATCAGAACCTTTCAAACCGATTGGGAAGAATATTCCGAAGCAGGGATTCGAGTTTTTTTATCAACAACTTAGTCTTTCGATTCTAGTTCCCCGATTTTCGTTTCTGTACACGAAGATGATTTGCCGGAACTTCCCTCTTCTAAGGTTTGGTATTTATTTTTTTCTACTTTGACCATCTTCACCTTGATCGTATTACCAATATAATCTGATATTTCAGGATCATTCGTTTCCATTAAGATGAGGGTATGAGTACAAGGCCCATTCCAAATAATTTTCTCTTTGATAAACATGGAGTCGTATTCTTGTACTTGGTATGATGCATAACGTTTAAAACGAGACGTAT
The Leptospira bouyouniensis DNA segment above includes these coding regions:
- a CDS encoding GyrI-like domain-containing protein — translated: MAELSEPLVQTETFTVMGLRIRTSNVPGDAEVKIPAIYSKFYKEDIPKKMEMLRKFDPLFAVYSSYESDENGAYDFLLGYAVESNTKALPGMEIMHIKSQKGRYFAIQPGPPEEVVPKFWAEIWNHPEIPKIRTFQTDWEEYSEAGIRVFLSTT